One segment of Zhihengliuella halotolerans DNA contains the following:
- the atpE gene encoding ATP synthase F0 subunit C, whose translation MEISGNLNAIGYGLSAIGGGIGVGLVFAAFINGVARQPEAQRVLQPLAFMGLAFTEALAILGLVFAFVWN comes from the coding sequence ATGGAAATCTCCGGCAACCTCAATGCGATCGGTTACGGCCTCTCTGCCATCGGCGGCGGTATCGGCGTTGGACTTGTCTTCGCTGCATTCATCAACGGCGTTGCCCGTCAGCCGGAAGCCCAGCGCGTCCTGCAGCCGCTGGCATTCATGGGCCTGGCCTTCACCGAGGCGCTCGCCATCCTCGGTCTCGTGTTCGCCTTCGTCTGGAACTAA
- a CDS encoding cold-shock protein produces MAQGTVKWFNAEKGFGFITPDGAESDVFVHYSEIQTSGFRTLEENQRVEFEVGQGAKGPQATGVTAL; encoded by the coding sequence ATGGCTCAGGGAACCGTCAAGTGGTTCAACGCGGAGAAGGGCTTCGGCTTCATCACGCCCGATGGAGCGGAGAGCGACGTCTTCGTCCACTACTCGGAGATCCAGACGTCCGGCTTCCGTACGTTGGAAGAGAATCAGCGCGTTGAGTTCGAGGTCGGCCAGGGCGCCAAGGGCCCCCAGGCCACCGGCGTGACCGCGCTCTAG
- the atpA gene encoding F0F1 ATP synthase subunit alpha has product MADLTINADDVRNALTDFAASYEPGTADRVEVGRVTTASDGIAKVEGLPSVMANELLEFDNGVLGLAQNLDTREIGVVILGDFTGIEEGQEVKRTGQILSVPVGDNFLGRVVDPLGNPIDDLGEIEAEGRRALELQAPGVTQRKSVHEPLQTGIKAIDAMIPIGRGQRQLIIGDRQTGKTAIAVDAILNQRENWASGDVNKQVRCIYVAVGQKASTIAAVRQTLEDQGALEYTTIVASPASDPAGFKYLAPYAGSAIGQHWMYGGKHVLVIFDDLSKQAEAYRAVSLLLRRPPGREAYPGDVFYLHSRLLERCAKLSDELGAGSMTGLPIIETKANDVSAYIPTNVISITDGQIFLQSDLFNANQRPAVDVGISVSRVGGAAQVKSMKKVSGTLKLELAQYRDMQAFAMFASDLDAASKQQLTRGARLMELLKQGQYQPFPVEDQVVSVWAGTNGHLDDVPVEDVRRFETDFLEYLRHRTQILTTLAQTGKIEDSTVDALKTAVADFKQGFFGEGDDKFVGPGHEEHDAIEEDAVGQEQIVKQKR; this is encoded by the coding sequence ATGGCCGATTTGACCATCAACGCCGATGACGTCCGCAATGCCTTGACCGATTTCGCGGCGTCCTACGAACCGGGCACCGCAGATCGCGTCGAGGTTGGCCGCGTCACCACGGCAAGTGACGGCATCGCCAAGGTGGAGGGTCTTCCCTCCGTCATGGCAAACGAACTTCTTGAATTCGACAACGGCGTTCTGGGCCTGGCCCAGAACCTCGACACCCGTGAGATCGGCGTCGTCATTCTCGGCGACTTCACGGGCATCGAGGAAGGCCAGGAGGTCAAGCGCACCGGACAGATCCTGTCCGTACCGGTGGGCGACAACTTCCTCGGTCGCGTCGTGGACCCGCTGGGCAACCCGATCGACGACCTCGGCGAGATCGAAGCCGAAGGCCGCCGCGCCCTCGAGCTCCAGGCTCCGGGCGTCACGCAGCGGAAGTCGGTCCACGAGCCGCTTCAGACCGGCATCAAGGCCATCGACGCCATGATCCCGATCGGCCGCGGCCAGCGTCAGCTGATCATCGGCGACCGCCAGACCGGCAAGACCGCCATCGCCGTCGATGCCATCCTGAACCAGCGGGAAAACTGGGCCTCGGGCGACGTCAACAAGCAGGTGCGCTGCATCTACGTGGCCGTCGGCCAGAAGGCATCGACCATCGCCGCAGTCCGCCAGACGCTGGAAGATCAGGGCGCGCTGGAGTACACCACGATCGTGGCCTCCCCGGCGTCCGACCCGGCCGGCTTCAAGTACCTTGCCCCCTACGCCGGCTCGGCCATCGGCCAGCACTGGATGTACGGCGGCAAGCACGTCCTGGTGATCTTCGATGACCTCTCGAAGCAGGCCGAGGCCTACCGCGCCGTGTCCCTGCTGCTCCGCCGTCCGCCGGGACGCGAAGCCTACCCGGGCGACGTGTTCTACCTGCACTCCCGCCTCCTCGAGCGTTGTGCCAAGCTCTCCGACGAGCTCGGCGCGGGCTCGATGACTGGTCTGCCGATCATCGAGACCAAGGCCAACGACGTGTCGGCCTACATCCCGACCAACGTCATCTCGATCACCGACGGTCAGATCTTCCTGCAGTCGGATCTCTTCAACGCCAACCAGCGTCCCGCCGTCGACGTGGGCATCTCGGTGTCCCGCGTTGGTGGTGCCGCACAGGTCAAGTCGATGAAGAAGGTCTCCGGTACCCTCAAGCTCGAGCTTGCCCAGTACCGCGACATGCAGGCCTTCGCAATGTTCGCTTCGGACCTGGATGCTGCCTCCAAGCAGCAGCTGACCCGTGGCGCTCGCCTGATGGAGCTGCTCAAGCAGGGCCAGTACCAGCCGTTCCCGGTTGAAGATCAGGTCGTCTCCGTCTGGGCCGGCACCAACGGCCACCTGGACGACGTTCCGGTCGAGGACGTGCGCCGCTTCGAGACGGACTTCCTCGAGTACCTGCGTCACCGCACCCAGATCCTCACCACGCTGGCCCAGACCGGCAAGATCGAGGACTCCACTGTCGACGCTCTGAAGACGGCAGTCGCCGACTTCAAGCAGGGCTTCTTCGGCGAGGGCGACGACAAGTTCGTCGGCCCGGGCCACGAGGAGCACGACGCGATCGAAGAAGACGCCGTCGGCCAGGAACAGATCGTCAAGCAGAAGCGCTGA
- a CDS encoding F0F1 ATP synthase subunit delta has protein sequence MAGVSSESLAAALEQLEPRLTTAELPLAEELFVILGLLDGNAGLRRALTDPARDGKDKAALLSRLVTGKVSAAAEATAADLAAARWRSARDIGDALEVLAGTTAVAVAERQGGTAGLDALEEQLFEFCQIVGSSHELQRALDEPQASAESKTSLAFRLVPNAGEAAKLLIRQAVTAPRGLKPAELVNSFIELVAKRQQRWIAHVSVTRPLTAEQSNRLQTGLNNLYGRELTLNVSIEPDLIGGIRVVVGDEILDGSTVSRLSELRRRLAS, from the coding sequence ATGGCAGGCGTATCGAGCGAGTCATTGGCAGCGGCCCTCGAGCAGTTGGAGCCTCGGCTCACGACCGCTGAGCTCCCGCTGGCCGAGGAACTCTTTGTCATCCTGGGCCTGCTGGACGGCAACGCCGGCCTGCGCCGCGCCCTGACTGATCCTGCACGCGACGGTAAGGACAAGGCCGCGCTGCTGTCGCGGCTGGTCACGGGCAAGGTATCCGCAGCTGCGGAGGCCACCGCGGCCGACCTGGCCGCTGCACGCTGGCGCTCGGCACGCGACATCGGGGACGCGCTGGAAGTTCTGGCCGGAACGACCGCAGTTGCTGTGGCGGAACGCCAGGGCGGCACGGCCGGTCTGGACGCGCTCGAAGAACAGCTCTTCGAGTTCTGCCAGATCGTCGGATCGAGCCACGAGTTGCAGCGCGCGCTGGACGAGCCGCAGGCGTCCGCGGAGTCGAAGACTTCGCTGGCGTTCAGGCTCGTTCCCAATGCAGGCGAGGCCGCCAAGCTCCTGATCCGCCAGGCCGTCACGGCCCCGCGTGGTCTGAAGCCGGCCGAGCTGGTCAATAGCTTCATTGAACTGGTCGCCAAGCGACAGCAGCGGTGGATTGCGCACGTCAGCGTCACCCGTCCGTTGACGGCGGAGCAGTCCAATCGATTGCAGACCGGTCTCAACAACCTCTACGGCCGTGAGCTGACGCTGAACGTCAGCATCGAGCCGGACCTCATCGGCGGCATCCGCGTGGTTGTCGGAGACGAGATCCTCGACGGTTCCACGGTCTCGCGCCTCAGCGAGCTGCGCCGCAGGCTGGCCAGCTGA
- the atpB gene encoding F0F1 ATP synthase subunit A, which translates to MIPLALPAATNESEGFIAPTIDDLHLPEILPWGAHYGEGFGKQMLLVLLSVALISWFLVAASRRRQMVPGKFQFLGEYSYNFVRNSVGKDLIGEKDFKPFVPVLVSLFFFILVNNLFGSIPFLQLPTTSHVGTAYALAGFVYIMWIALGIRTHGIGYFKVAVVPSGVPKAFIVPVVIIEIVSTFLVRPLTHSLRLFATMLAGHMIIALAASGSAFLLTQTSGAMPVLGVLTMAGGVGMYLFEIFIQVLQAYVFVLLTAVYIQGSISEAH; encoded by the coding sequence TTGATCCCGCTTGCGCTTCCGGCGGCCACCAATGAATCCGAGGGATTCATTGCCCCGACGATTGATGACTTGCACCTTCCGGAGATTCTTCCGTGGGGAGCACACTATGGCGAGGGCTTCGGCAAGCAGATGCTGCTGGTGCTGCTCTCGGTTGCACTGATCTCCTGGTTCCTGGTCGCGGCCTCGCGCCGTCGCCAGATGGTCCCAGGGAAATTCCAGTTCCTCGGGGAGTACAGCTACAACTTCGTCCGCAATAGCGTCGGCAAGGACCTGATCGGCGAGAAGGACTTCAAGCCCTTCGTCCCGGTTCTGGTTTCGCTCTTCTTCTTCATCCTGGTGAACAACCTGTTCGGCTCGATTCCGTTCCTGCAGTTGCCGACCACGTCGCATGTGGGAACGGCCTACGCGCTGGCCGGATTCGTGTACATCATGTGGATCGCTCTCGGCATCCGGACCCACGGCATCGGCTACTTCAAGGTAGCGGTCGTTCCCTCGGGCGTTCCGAAGGCCTTCATCGTTCCGGTCGTCATCATCGAGATCGTGTCGACATTCCTGGTCCGCCCGCTGACGCACTCGTTGCGACTTTTCGCGACGATGCTCGCGGGCCACATGATCATCGCCCTCGCAGCGTCGGGTTCGGCCTTCCTGCTGACCCAGACCTCGGGAGCCATGCCGGTGCTCGGCGTGCTGACCATGGCCGGCGGTGTCGGGATGTACCTGTTCGAGATCTTCATCCAGGTACTGCAGGCTTACGTCTTCGTCCTGCTGACCGCGGTGTACATCCAGGGCTCGATCTCCGAGGCCCACTAA
- a CDS encoding L-threonylcarbamoyladenylate synthase, which translates to MTPVTSRFDCQDAADREAGLEAAKIALSEKQCIVLPTDTVYGIGADAFSPQAVATLLAAKGRGRSMPPPVLIPRPETLDGLASSVPDSARALAERFWPGALTLILQAQPSLSWDLGETKGTVALRMPDDEIALALLREAGPLAVSSANRTGQVAATNADDAENQLGEVVAVYLADGERPRDGEALPSTIVDFTAATPAVVRQGAIALETLRQVVPELLAEGEEATVAEAAEPTETAADESEQS; encoded by the coding sequence ATGACACCCGTGACATCACGTTTTGATTGCCAGGATGCCGCGGACCGCGAAGCTGGTCTCGAGGCCGCGAAGATCGCCCTCTCCGAGAAGCAATGCATCGTCCTGCCGACGGACACCGTGTACGGGATCGGCGCCGACGCGTTCTCCCCGCAGGCCGTGGCGACGCTGCTCGCCGCGAAGGGCCGCGGGCGCAGCATGCCACCGCCCGTCTTGATCCCGCGCCCCGAAACGCTCGACGGGTTGGCCTCGTCCGTGCCCGACAGCGCCCGCGCGCTGGCCGAACGCTTCTGGCCCGGCGCCCTGACCCTGATCCTGCAGGCGCAGCCCTCGCTGTCGTGGGACCTGGGCGAAACGAAGGGCACCGTCGCGTTGCGCATGCCGGACGATGAGATCGCCCTCGCGCTGCTGCGCGAGGCCGGCCCGCTGGCCGTGTCCTCAGCCAACCGCACCGGGCAGGTCGCCGCAACCAACGCCGACGACGCCGAGAACCAGCTCGGCGAAGTCGTGGCCGTGTATCTGGCGGACGGAGAACGCCCCCGGGACGGCGAGGCGCTCCCCTCGACGATTGTCGACTTCACCGCGGCGACGCCCGCCGTCGTCAGACAGGGCGCCATCGCTCTGGAGACCCTGCGTCAGGTGGTGCCCGAGCTGCTCGCCGAAGGCGAGGAGGCTACGGTGGCCGAGGCGGCGGAGCCGACGGAGACCGCGGCCGACGAGTCCGAGCAGTCCTAG
- a CDS encoding MraY family glycosyltransferase codes for MRLYLLLIALTFATSFLLTPLVRRVGLRVGPAELRDRDVHTAPIPKLGGVAMIVAVLLGVAVASRVDFLSGSFRDPGPALAVVAGALLALVIGVADDLWDLRWYFKLAGQTLIGFVIAAGGVRLEAMPVGWIGIPSESVQIALTVFLIVLTMNAINFVDGLDGLAAGVGAIGAMAFFVYCYWLARTISQYDNSNFSAMLMAILLGACLGFLPHNFNPAKIFMGESGVMIIGLLMSVAAIMVTGDVGAQEGYRFRNIPAYMPILLPVAVIMLPLLDLALAVIRRTANGRSPFSADRGHLHHILVDGGYTQRQAVLVLYLWSAIVAFGSVAFIFKEFDWRIIVGINLLAALGAALLTMWPWLRRSLAAWKKRRGA; via the coding sequence ATGCGCCTGTACCTACTCCTCATCGCCCTCACCTTCGCGACGTCGTTCCTGCTGACGCCGCTGGTGCGTCGCGTCGGGCTGCGGGTTGGGCCGGCCGAGCTGCGCGATCGGGACGTTCACACGGCGCCGATCCCGAAGCTCGGGGGCGTGGCGATGATCGTCGCTGTCCTGCTGGGAGTGGCCGTGGCCTCAAGAGTGGACTTTCTCTCCGGCTCGTTCCGCGACCCCGGGCCTGCACTGGCTGTGGTCGCAGGAGCGCTCCTGGCCCTTGTGATCGGTGTGGCAGACGACCTCTGGGACCTGCGCTGGTATTTCAAGCTAGCCGGGCAGACCCTCATAGGGTTCGTGATCGCTGCCGGCGGCGTGCGGCTGGAGGCGATGCCGGTCGGATGGATCGGCATCCCATCGGAGTCGGTGCAGATCGCCCTGACGGTGTTCCTGATCGTGCTCACGATGAACGCGATCAACTTCGTCGACGGCCTCGACGGGCTGGCCGCTGGAGTCGGAGCCATCGGGGCGATGGCCTTCTTCGTCTACTGCTATTGGCTCGCCCGCACCATCAGCCAGTACGACAACTCGAACTTCTCGGCGATGCTCATGGCAATCCTGCTGGGAGCGTGCCTCGGCTTCCTGCCGCACAATTTCAATCCCGCCAAGATCTTCATGGGCGAATCCGGCGTCATGATCATCGGTCTGCTGATGTCCGTCGCCGCGATCATGGTGACGGGCGATGTCGGAGCGCAGGAGGGCTACCGTTTCCGCAACATCCCGGCCTACATGCCGATTCTCCTTCCGGTCGCGGTGATCATGCTGCCGTTGCTGGATCTAGCGCTCGCGGTCATCCGGCGCACCGCCAACGGGCGCTCCCCGTTCTCCGCGGACCGCGGCCACCTGCACCACATCCTGGTCGACGGCGGCTACACGCAGCGTCAGGCGGTGCTCGTCCTCTATCTCTGGTCCGCAATCGTGGCCTTCGGATCCGTGGCGTTCATCTTCAAAGAGTTCGACTGGCGGATCATCGTCGGCATCAACCTGCTTGCAGCGCTCGGCGCCGCGCTCCTGACGATGTGGCCGTGGCTCCGCCGCAGCCTCGCCGCGTGGAAGAAGAGGCGCGGCGCGTAG
- a CDS encoding F0F1 ATP synthase subunit epsilon, whose product MAELDVEIVAADHFVWSGAATLVKARTSDGDIGVMPGHTPVLAVMVPGMLEITPVSGSKILVDAEGGFFSVDNNRVVIVADNAKLQDAATAGN is encoded by the coding sequence ATGGCCGAACTGGACGTAGAGATCGTCGCAGCGGATCACTTCGTGTGGTCCGGTGCTGCGACCCTGGTCAAAGCACGTACGAGCGACGGCGACATCGGCGTGATGCCGGGTCACACGCCCGTGCTTGCAGTGATGGTGCCTGGCATGCTGGAGATCACGCCCGTCTCGGGTTCCAAGATCCTGGTCGATGCAGAAGGTGGTTTCTTCTCCGTCGACAACAACAGGGTTGTGATCGTGGCAGACAACGCCAAGCTCCAGGACGCCGCCACGGCAGGAAACTGA
- a CDS encoding AtpZ/AtpI family protein: MEQHKKVYREPTNGSWTREFINYIVGGMLAFGLIGWGLDFLLPTRWIWLAGVAIGAIAGGLLANAHRTAYRRRQSE, from the coding sequence GTGGAGCAGCATAAGAAGGTCTATCGCGAGCCGACTAACGGTTCGTGGACCCGCGAGTTCATCAACTACATTGTCGGCGGGATGCTCGCCTTCGGTTTGATAGGCTGGGGTTTGGATTTCCTCTTGCCAACCCGCTGGATCTGGCTTGCCGGGGTCGCCATCGGCGCTATTGCGGGTGGCCTGCTGGCGAACGCACACCGAACTGCTTACCGGCGGCGCCAGAGTGAATGA
- a CDS encoding F0F1 ATP synthase subunit B, whose amino-acid sequence MNEAVILAAEGANPLVPNWWEILVTVLGFAVLLFIVTKFVVPAFEKTYEERSQAIEGGIAKAEAAQAEANAALEEYKKQLVDARTEANRIREEARAEGAQILAELKEKAASESARISEQAHVQIEAERSAAVASLRNEVGTLATELAGKIVGESLADDDRSARVVDRFLADLDSQQSAGASN is encoded by the coding sequence ATGAACGAGGCAGTTATTCTCGCTGCTGAGGGTGCGAACCCGCTGGTGCCAAACTGGTGGGAAATCCTTGTCACGGTCCTGGGCTTCGCAGTGCTGCTCTTCATTGTGACCAAGTTCGTTGTTCCTGCGTTTGAAAAGACGTACGAAGAGCGTTCGCAGGCCATCGAGGGCGGCATCGCCAAGGCGGAAGCCGCACAGGCCGAAGCCAATGCAGCTCTCGAGGAATACAAGAAGCAACTGGTTGACGCTCGTACCGAGGCCAACCGGATCCGCGAGGAAGCACGCGCCGAGGGCGCGCAGATCCTGGCGGAACTGAAGGAGAAGGCGGCCTCGGAATCGGCCCGCATCTCCGAGCAGGCCCACGTGCAGATCGAGGCCGAGCGGTCCGCCGCCGTCGCTTCCCTGCGCAACGAGGTCGGCACGCTGGCCACCGAACTGGCCGGCAAGATCGTGGGCGAGTCCCTCGCCGATGACGATCGCTCGGCACGCGTGGTCGACCGCTTCCTGGCCGACCTCGACTCCCAGCAGAGTGCAGGTGCATCGAACTAA
- a CDS encoding F0F1 ATP synthase subunit gamma, with product MGAQIRVYRQKIASTQSMGKIFKAMELIATSRIGKARSRMTASLPYANAITRAVSAAASQSEVDHPLTTEPEQVRRSAVLILASDRGLAGAYSASVLKQAEGLTELLREEGKEVKYYLVGRKALAYYDFRGREYAKAWTGGTDNPEFETAREIGAALLEDFATDYAEGGVDEIHVVYTRFQSMVVQEPNVIRLLPLEVVEGDEPTDSSELLPLYEYEPEPEQVLDALLPRYIESRIFAAMLQAAASELAARQRAMKAAGDNASELVKKYTRLRNNARQAEITQELTEIVGGADALNAS from the coding sequence ATGGGAGCCCAGATTCGGGTCTACCGCCAGAAGATCGCATCGACGCAGTCGATGGGCAAGATTTTCAAGGCGATGGAACTGATCGCCACTTCCCGTATCGGCAAGGCTCGCAGCCGTATGACTGCGTCCCTGCCGTACGCGAACGCGATCACCCGTGCTGTTTCTGCCGCCGCGTCCCAGTCCGAGGTGGACCACCCGCTGACGACCGAACCTGAGCAGGTTCGTCGTTCAGCGGTACTGATCCTCGCCTCCGACCGTGGTCTCGCCGGAGCCTACTCCGCCAGCGTTCTGAAGCAGGCGGAGGGCCTAACTGAACTCCTCCGCGAAGAAGGCAAAGAAGTCAAGTACTACCTGGTCGGCCGCAAGGCCCTGGCGTACTACGACTTCCGCGGACGCGAGTATGCCAAGGCCTGGACCGGGGGCACGGACAACCCGGAGTTCGAAACCGCACGTGAGATCGGCGCAGCGCTGCTTGAGGACTTCGCCACCGACTACGCAGAGGGTGGTGTGGACGAGATCCACGTCGTCTACACGCGCTTCCAGTCGATGGTCGTCCAGGAGCCCAACGTCATCCGACTGCTTCCGCTGGAAGTAGTGGAGGGCGACGAGCCCACAGACAGCTCGGAGCTGCTGCCGCTGTACGAGTACGAGCCAGAGCCAGAACAGGTGCTTGACGCTCTGCTGCCGCGCTACATCGAGTCCCGGATCTTTGCCGCCATGCTGCAGGCGGCTGCTTCGGAGCTCGCCGCACGCCAGCGGGCGATGAAGGCTGCCGGTGACAACGCCTCCGAGCTAGTGAAGAAGTACACGCGACTTCGGAACAACGCGCGCCAGGCCGAGATCACGCAGGAGCTGACCGAGATCGTGGGCGGTGCGGACGCACTGAACGCGTCCTAA
- the prmC gene encoding peptide chain release factor N(5)-glutamine methyltransferase, giving the protein MGTTAELASALRAASAVLAEAGVPSPRVDAELLAAHLLGVSRGRVGALALAGAPAPAGLDELVAERARRIPLQHLTGVAHFRHLDLAVGPGVFVPRPETETLAQLGIDAARAAVAATGGATVVDLGTGSGAVAAAIASEVPAAVVHAVELSEHAAAWAERNLTPLGVELRVGDLRTAFEDLDGRVDVVVSNPPYIPADAVPNEPEVRDHDPELALYGGGADGMELPRAVEATARRLLSAGGYVALEHAEVQERAMQALFERTGAWADVAGHRDLTDRARCTSARRAG; this is encoded by the coding sequence GTGGGTACGACGGCGGAACTCGCCTCCGCGCTGCGCGCCGCCTCCGCTGTGCTCGCCGAGGCAGGCGTGCCCAGCCCGCGTGTCGACGCTGAGCTGCTCGCGGCCCACCTGCTCGGCGTCAGCCGCGGCCGCGTCGGAGCGCTGGCTCTCGCCGGTGCCCCCGCGCCGGCCGGGCTCGACGAACTTGTTGCCGAGCGCGCCCGCCGTATTCCGCTGCAGCACCTCACCGGGGTAGCGCACTTCCGCCACCTCGACCTGGCCGTCGGCCCGGGGGTCTTCGTCCCGCGCCCCGAGACCGAGACGCTCGCGCAGCTCGGTATCGACGCGGCGCGAGCCGCAGTTGCCGCGACCGGCGGCGCCACCGTCGTCGACCTCGGTACGGGATCGGGCGCGGTCGCCGCCGCGATCGCCTCGGAAGTACCAGCCGCCGTCGTGCACGCCGTCGAACTGAGTGAGCACGCCGCTGCCTGGGCCGAGCGAAACCTGACCCCGCTCGGCGTCGAGCTGCGCGTCGGGGACCTGCGAACGGCCTTCGAGGATCTCGACGGGCGAGTCGACGTCGTCGTCTCCAACCCGCCCTACATTCCTGCTGACGCCGTTCCCAACGAGCCCGAAGTGCGCGACCACGATCCCGAACTCGCGCTGTACGGCGGGGGAGCCGACGGGATGGAGCTGCCGCGCGCGGTCGAAGCGACCGCGCGGCGGCTGCTGTCCGCCGGCGGCTACGTCGCGCTGGAGCATGCCGAGGTGCAGGAGCGGGCGATGCAAGCCCTCTTCGAACGCACCGGTGCCTGGGCGGACGTGGCCGGGCACCGCGACCTGACCGACCGCGCGCGCTGCACGTCCGCGCGTCGGGCCGGATAG
- the atpD gene encoding F0F1 ATP synthase subunit beta, with the protein MTAQLNEQGTAAAGAGATGRIARVIGPVVDVEFPADALPEIYNALSAQVTLNGVTRTLTFETSQHLGDNLVRAISLQATDGVVRGTVVQDLGSPITVPVGDGVKGHIFNVLGEPLDVDASEIQATERWSIHRPAPKFADLEGATEMLETGIKSIDLLTPYIKGGKIGLFGGAGVGKTVLIQEMITRVARNFGGTSVFAGVGERTREGNDLWVEMDEANVLKDTALVFGQMDEPPGTRLRVALSALTMAEYFRDVQNQDVLLFIDNIFRFTQAGSEVSTLLGRMPSAVGYQPNLADEMGLLQERITSTKGHSITSMQAIYVPADDYTDPAPATTFAHLDATTELSRAIASRGLYPAIDPLTSTSRILDPQYVGQTHYDVAVRVKQILQKNKELQDIIAILGVDELSEEDKVTVARARRIEQFLSQNTYTAKQFTGVEGSTVSLKDTIEGFQAICDGEMDHIAEQAFYNVGGLDDVERQWAEIQESTK; encoded by the coding sequence ATGACTGCCCAACTGAACGAGCAGGGAACCGCCGCCGCGGGTGCCGGGGCCACCGGCCGCATCGCGCGCGTCATCGGTCCGGTCGTCGACGTCGAATTCCCGGCCGACGCCCTTCCCGAAATCTACAACGCACTGAGCGCCCAGGTCACCCTCAACGGCGTGACCCGTACGCTGACCTTCGAGACGAGCCAGCACCTCGGTGACAACCTGGTTCGCGCGATCTCGCTGCAGGCCACCGACGGTGTCGTCCGCGGCACGGTCGTCCAGGACCTCGGCTCCCCGATCACCGTCCCCGTGGGCGACGGCGTCAAGGGCCACATCTTCAACGTCCTGGGTGAGCCCCTGGACGTCGACGCCTCGGAGATCCAGGCGACCGAGCGCTGGTCGATCCACCGCCCGGCTCCGAAGTTCGCCGACCTCGAGGGCGCGACCGAGATGCTGGAGACCGGCATCAAGTCCATCGACCTCCTGACCCCCTACATCAAGGGTGGAAAGATCGGCCTCTTCGGCGGCGCAGGCGTCGGCAAGACGGTCCTGATCCAGGAAATGATCACCCGTGTTGCCCGCAACTTCGGTGGCACCTCGGTGTTCGCCGGCGTTGGCGAGCGCACCCGTGAAGGTAACGACCTGTGGGTCGAAATGGACGAGGCGAACGTTCTGAAGGACACCGCCTTGGTGTTCGGCCAGATGGATGAGCCGCCGGGAACGCGTCTGCGCGTGGCCCTGTCGGCACTGACGATGGCGGAATACTTCCGCGATGTGCAGAACCAGGACGTTCTGCTCTTCATCGACAACATCTTCCGCTTCACGCAGGCCGGCTCCGAGGTTTCGACGCTGCTGGGCCGCATGCCGTCGGCCGTGGGCTACCAGCCCAACCTGGCCGACGAGATGGGTCTGCTCCAGGAGCGCATCACGTCCACCAAGGGCCACTCGATCACGTCGATGCAGGCCATCTACGTGCCCGCCGATGACTACACCGACCCGGCCCCGGCGACGACCTTCGCGCACCTCGATGCAACCACGGAACTCTCGCGTGCGATCGCGTCGCGTGGTCTCTACCCGGCTATCGACCCGCTGACCTCGACGTCGCGCATCCTCGACCCGCAGTACGTCGGCCAGACGCACTACGATGTCGCGGTTCGCGTCAAGCAGATCCTCCAGAAGAACAAGGAACTGCAGGACATCATTGCGATCCTCGGCGTTGACGAGCTCTCGGAAGAGGACAAGGTGACGGTCGCACGTGCGCGCCGCATCGAGCAGTTCCTCTCGCAGAACACCTACACCGCCAAGCAGTTCACCGGCGTTGAGGGCTCGACCGTATCGCTGAAGGACACGATCGAGGGCTTCCAGGCCATCTGCGACGGCGAGATGGATCACATCGCCGAGCAGGCGTTCTACAACGTCGGCGGTCTCGACGACGTTGAGCGCCAGTGGGCCGAGATCCAGGAATCGACCAAGTAG
- a CDS encoding DUF2550 domain-containing protein → MVVVMMCGAFGLRRYQLRSALGTFDASVSHASGRWRAGVCRYADRELEFMSLFSLSPIPRHRYLRSSLRLDGWREPQGQDAKRLPAGWVIACLRYEGDDIELAMNYGAYTGLSSWLEAGPVVGVGTWR, encoded by the coding sequence ATGGTGGTCGTGATGATGTGTGGTGCCTTCGGACTCCGCCGGTATCAGCTCCGCAGTGCCCTGGGCACATTCGACGCCTCCGTCAGCCACGCCTCCGGGCGTTGGCGGGCGGGGGTTTGTCGTTATGCGGACCGTGAACTCGAGTTCATGTCCTTGTTCTCGCTGTCTCCGATTCCACGTCACCGGTACCTGCGCAGCTCGCTGCGCCTCGACGGCTGGCGTGAGCCCCAAGGACAGGACGCCAAGCGCCTGCCCGCAGGATGGGTGATCGCATGTCTGCGGTACGAAGGCGATGACATCGAATTGGCGATGAACTACGGCGCGTACACCGGGCTGAGCTCATGGCTCGAGGCCGGGCCTGTGGTGGGCGTGGGGACCTGGCGATAG